Proteins encoded together in one Hymenobacter monticola window:
- a CDS encoding (2Fe-2S)-binding protein, translated as MTDDFTPAPSGSDELPSDDGRRTFMKQASGLLGLALAPPLVGQAERLTAMAKKVEGVSEMRLKVNGTVRSFKAEPRVSLLDALREKLDLTGSKKGCDHGQCGACTVLVDGKRVNSCLTLAVMNQGKEITTVEGLAKGEDLHPLQQAFLDHDGFQCGYCTPGQLMSGVACIKEGHAKTDGDVREWMSGNLCRCGAYPNIVAAIREVEKSGFKG; from the coding sequence ATGACCGACGATTTTACCCCCGCCCCCTCCGGTTCCGACGAGCTGCCGTCTGATGACGGCCGCCGCACTTTCATGAAGCAGGCCTCGGGGCTGCTGGGGCTGGCCCTGGCCCCGCCGCTGGTGGGCCAGGCCGAGCGCCTGACGGCCATGGCCAAAAAGGTGGAGGGCGTGAGCGAGATGCGCTTGAAAGTGAACGGCACCGTGCGCAGCTTTAAAGCCGAGCCGCGGGTGAGCCTGCTCGACGCGCTGCGCGAAAAGCTCGACCTCACCGGCTCGAAAAAAGGCTGCGACCACGGGCAGTGCGGCGCCTGCACCGTGCTGGTCGATGGCAAACGCGTCAACTCCTGCCTCACCCTGGCCGTGATGAATCAGGGCAAGGAAATCACCACCGTGGAGGGCCTGGCCAAGGGCGAAGATTTGCACCCGCTGCAACAGGCTTTCCTCGACCACGACGGTTTCCAGTGCGGCTACTGCACGCCGGGCCAGCTCATGTCCGGCGTGGCTTGCATTAAAGAGGGCCATGCCAAAACCGACGGCGACGTGCGCGAGTGGATGAGCGGCAACCTCTGCCGCTGCGGGGCCTACCCCAATATCGTGGCGGCCATCCGCGAGGTAGAGAAGAGTGGGTTTAAGGGGTAG